One window of Perca fluviatilis chromosome 12, GENO_Pfluv_1.0, whole genome shotgun sequence genomic DNA carries:
- the trappc10 gene encoding trafficking protein particle complex subunit 10: protein MECQEEKPIIYTMENKPIVTCAGDQGLFTSLYTSLAQQLPREPMEWRRTYGRAPKMIHLEANFVQFKEELLPKEGNKALLTFPFLHIYWTDCCDTEVYKGTVKEDMMRWQNSLRAHGSADWVIIVVETNDTKKKNKTNILPRSSIVDKIRSDFCNKQNDRCVVLSDPLKDSSRSQESWNSLLLKLRTLLLMSFTKNLGRFEDDMRTLREKRTQPGWSFCEYFMVQEELAFVFEMLQQFEDALVQYDELDALFTQYVLNFGAGDTANWLGSFCAPVRSWNGLLLRRPIDMEKRDGIQRGEASLLDLRSYLFSRQCTLLIFLLRPWEVTQRALELLHNCVQELRLLEVSVLEGALDCWVFLSCLEVLHRIEGCCDQAQLAANCSHTVGLWAYATDKLKSLGELCGLVSEKGPTSEDLNRTVDLLAGLGDERPETVNSLQSPYKKLKEALSSVEAFERHYLELSHAAMEMYRAIGRLRSARLVGKSLAEFYMKKGDPERAETFLQEALKSYVSEGWSLPVTHTRKQIAECQKLLGRTEDYLQTSALLAGDVNLTTEERKHFCQEILTFADKSEDQSHKVTLSMGVFSQLTRLQFRPATASVHSGAVLQVELTLRCLMPVAVHIQQLAASIHFDLERGGTNGRSKGNQRQTNPGTIEFHQVNSSAGPPSSSAAGPPLELDEIQDRSPSDNSLNSTGVVCKNTHLVMRLHDNISLPDTPNCVSPPAVTIQEGAQMLKVQDVTLEPGNNSIIFTAPSGQPGTYTLRQLYATVGQVQFVLPHIYPSVQYEVYSQEPQLTVEPLSEPLLAGLPQMVKFTLLTGHYAVKKGDALQLSNTDTMPILPSTSCTARISNPTAELVGESALFIQSSEKVTSISLPATPPYHTVEFLLEVLCIIPSGSDRPANERLTNGEVRHRPRSYSHPDTPMTAIDQRMSIDCPWSIYSTLLALTFYIPFKTKHSLLSAGNRKYIQVCVQNMSDVNFTLAEVKLAEKQHASLELQSLNTKTQQLLCSKHSVFCLWEVRWKDDLPSCLQCVFSANFSPLKQDVSAFKPFHYQFQLERVTTLYSVRAEILPPAGEQHCRSGYLCGLEVCITRLTEPAEGEMAEDSKTDTDGLKTTKLMYEVADSSSNWAVCGKSSGMVLMPMVADTTRKVQIEVMPLFAGHLPFPKIKVLKYLPHTAAVAIQPDPDSCVENDSLSLLDKALDDQGDTASIRSRGSVHSVGSGDQQQKGVAMPRLEPFSPGQVFNHSHAQQVLVLPATDDHILEVNAT from the exons GACTTATGGCCGTGCACCAAAAATGATCCACCTTGAAGCTAATTTTGTCCAGTTTAAAGAGGAGCTGCTCCCCAAGGAGGGCAACAAGGCTCTCCTCACCTTCCCTTTTCTCCACATCTATTGGACCGACTGCTGT GACACAGAGGTGTATAAGGGCACGGTGAAGGAGGACATGATGCGCTGGCAGAACAGCTTGCGAGCTCATGGCTCAGCAGACTGGGTCATCATCGTCGTGGAGACCAACGACActaagaagaagaacaagaccAACATCCTGCCTCGCTCATCCATCGTGGACAAGATCCGCAGCGATTTTTGCAACAAGCAGAACGACAG GTGTGTGGTGCTGTCCGATCCTCTGAAGGACTCATCTCGGTCTCAGGAATCCTGGAATTCCCTGCTGCTCAAGCTGCGAACTCTTCTCCTCATGTCCTTCACCAAGAACCTGGGGCGCTTTGAAGACGACATGCGTACGCTCCGAGAGAAACGCACCCAGCCTGGCTGGAGCTTCTGTGAATACTTCATGGTCCAG gaagaGCTGGCCTTTGTTTTTGAGATGCTACAACAGTTTGAAGATGCCTTGGTCCAGTATGATGAACTCGATGCCCTTTTTACCCAATATGTCCTTAACTTTGGAGCTGGAG ATACAGCTAACTGGCTCGGATCGTTCTGCGCCCCTGTGCGCAGCTGGAACGGCTTGCTTCTTCGGCGGCCCATCGACATGGAGAAGAGGGATGGGATCCAGCGCGGAGAGGCCAGCCTGTTAGATTTGAGGAGCTACCTGTTCTCCCGCCAGTGCACCTTACTCATCTTCCTCCTGAGGCCCTGGGAGGTCACACAGAGAGCCCTGGAGCTGCTGCACAACTGTGTCCAGGAGCTCCGCCTGCTGGAG GTGTCAGTGCTGGAGGGGGCGCTAGACTGCTGGGTGTTTCTCAGCTGCTTGGAGGTTCTGCACAGGATCGAGGGCTGCTGTGATCAGGCCCAGTTAGCTGCAAACTGCTCCCATACCGTGGGGCTGTGGGCCTACGCCACTGACAAG CTGAAGTCCCTGGGGGAACTCTGTGGCCTGGTGTCAGAGAAGGGACCCACATCAGAGGACCTGAACAGGACTGTGGATCTGCTGGCCGGACTGGGGGATGAGAGGCCCGAGACTG TCAACAGTTTGCAGAGCCCTTACAAAAAGCTGAAAGAAGCCTTGTCGTCTGTGGAAGCTTTTGAAAGGCACTATCTT GAACTCTCTCATGCTGCTATGGAGATGTATAGGGCCATCGGCCGGCTGAGGTCTGCCAGACTGGTGGGAAAAAGCCTGGCTGAGTTCTACAT GAAGAAGGGGGACCCTGAGCGGGCAGAAACCTTCTTACAGGAAGCTTTGAAGTCGTACGTATCAGAGGGATGGAGCCTCCCCGTCACTCACACCAGGAAACAGATTGCGGAGTGTCAGAAGCTGCTGGGCAGAACTGAAGA CTACTTGCAAACCAGTGCCTTGTTGGCAGGTGATGTGAATCTGACCACGGAGGAGAGGAAGCACTTTTGTCAAGAAATTCTGACCTTTGCAGACAAGTCTGAAGATCAGT ctcacAAAGTGACTCTCAGCATGGGTGTTTTTTCTCAACTCACACGGCTACAGTTCCGTCCAGCTACAGCCTCGGTGCACTCTGGAGCCGTCCTGCAGGTGGAGCTCACTCTGCGATGTTTGATGCCTGTGGCAGTGCACATACAGCAACTAGCTGCTAGCATTCACTTTGACCTGGAGCGTGGAGGGACTAATGGAAGGTCTAAGGGAAATCAGAGACAAACAAACCCAGGGACAATAGAGTTTCACCAAGTTAACTCGTCAGCGGGTCCGCCCTCCTCCTCAGCTGCTGGTCCCCCTTTAGAGCTAGATGAGATTCAAGACAGGAGTCCTTCGGACAATTCGCTCAACTCTACAGGAGTGGTGTGTAAAAACACTCATCTGGTCATGCGTCTTCATGACAACATCTCGCTGCCGGACACTCCCAACTGTGTCAGCCCTCCTGCTGTTACCATCCAGGAAGGAGCACAGATGCTGAAAGTGCAGGATGTAACGTTAGAGCCCGGGAATAACAGCATCATATTCACAGCACCA AGTGGACAACCAGGTACTTACACATTGCGTCAGCTGTATGCCACGGTGGGTCAGGTGCAGTTTGTACTGCCTCATATCTACCCATCGGTCCAGTATGAAGTCTATTCTCAGGAGCCTCAACTCACCGTGGAGCCTCTCTCAG AGCCACTGTTGGCCGGTCTGCCTCAGATGGTGAAGTTCACTCTGTTGACGGGTCACTACGCAGTGAAGAAGGGAGACGCTCTGCAGCTCAGCAACACAGACACCATGCCCATCCTGCCCTCTACCAGCTGCACCGCCCGCATCAGCAACCCAACAGCTG AGTTGGTGGGTGAAAGCGCCCTGTTCATCCAGTCGTCTGAGAAGGTGACCAGCATCAGCCTGCCCGCCACCCCTCCTTACCACACCGTGGAGTTCCTCCTGGAGGTTCTGTGCATCATCCCGTCCGGGTCCGACCGGCCCGCCAATGAGAGGCTGACCAACGGGGAGGTCCGCCATCGACCACGCAGCTACAGTCACCCTGACACGCCCATGACCGCCATCGACCAGAGG ATGTCCATCGACTGTCCGTGGTCCATCTACTCCACGCTGCTTGCCCTCACCTTCTACATCCCTTTTAAGACCAAACACTCTCTGCTTTCTGCTGGTAACAG GAAGTACATCCAGGTGTGTGTGCAGAACATGTCAGATGTGAACTTCACGCTGGCAGAAGTAAAGCTGGCCGAGAAGCAGCATGCGTCACTGGAGCTGCAGTCTCTCAACACTAAAACTCAACag cttttgtgCAGTAAGCACAGCGTGTTCTGCTTGTGGGAGGTGAGGTGGAAGGATGACCTGCCCTCCTGTCTACAGTGTGTTTTCTCTGCCAACTTCTCTCCACTCAAGCAAGACGTCTCTGCTTTCAAACCCTTCCACTACCAGTTCCAGTTGGAGAGAGTCACT ACGTTGTACAGTGTGAGAGCTGAGATCTTGCCTCCTGCTGGTGAGCAGCACTGTCGCTCCGGTTACCTCTGTGGCCTGGAGGTGTGTATAACCCGACTGACTGAGCCTGCGGAGGGAGAGATGGCGGAGGACAGCAAGACTGACACCGATGGCCTCAAAACCACCAAACTCATGTATGAAG tGGCTGACAGCAGCAGTAACTGGGCGGTGTGCGGGAAGAGTTCGGGGATGGTGTTGATGCCGATGGTGGCCGACACCACTCGCAAGGTGCAGATCGAGGTGATGCCTCTGTTTGCAGGACACCTGCCCTTCCCCAAGATCAAAGTGCTGAAGTACCTGCCTCACACTGCAGCAGTGGCCATTCAACCAGACCCTG ACAGCTGCGTGGAGAACGACAGTCTGTCCCTGCTGGACAAGGCGCTGGACGACCAGGGGGACACAGCGAGCATCCGCAGCCGGGGCAGCGTGCACTCTGTGGGCAGCGGTGACCAGCAGCAGAAGGGTGTGGCCATGCCGCGTCTGGAGCCCTTCAGCCCCGGACAGGTGTTCAACCACAGCCACGCACAGCAGGTCTTGGTGCTGCCCGCCACCGACGACCACATCCTGGAGGTCAACGCTACATGA
- the gdf3 gene encoding protein DVR-1 yields MRPNVTPVLLLAACFLAVRALSHVEEMRSQERLFLSSLGLSERPRPAGSHQPRRHVPSPLWRMFRRSENIQARESDPCTVSEYGVRGNIIRYVQDQGRLMSGWSSSCQACLEKQLFFNMSVLQPVELLSLAQLEIKFHWKPFRSADLLQGPRALGVSLFKVLRATLRGANPQANRRLLLSQSVQLQPEPASITMDLTSLAESWRTPGRNYGLVLELLPLSTDSKEFLPFHPGNSLPLEPAFTLPLIQASLVAVSLNPHQCSSRQRRSAVHLPVTPSNVCKARRLYIDFKDVGWQDWIIAPQGYMANYCHGECPFPLSESLNGTNHAILQTLVHSLDPHGTPQPCCVPIRLSPISMLYYDNNDNVVLRHYQDMVVDECGCR; encoded by the exons ATGAGGCCGAACGTGACTCCTGTGCTGCTGCTAGCGGCGTGTTTCCTCGCTGTGCGTGCTCTTTCACATGTGGAGGAGATGAGGAGCCAGGAGCGGCTCTTCCTCAGCTCCCTGGGGCTCTCCGAGCGGCCTCGGCCCGCGGGGAGCCACCAGCCCCGGCGCCACGTCCCCTCCCCGCTCTGGAGAATGTTCCGGAGGTCAGAGAACATCCAGGCCCGGGAGAGCGACCCCTGCACGGTGTCTGAGTACGGAGTCCGCGGCAACATCATCCGATACGTGCAAGACCAAG GCAGGCTGATGTCAGGCTGGAGCAGCAGCTGTCAGGCCTGTCTGGAGAAGCAGCTTTTCTTCAACATGTCCGTCCTGCAGCCTGTGGAGCTGCTGTCTCTGGCTCAGCTGGAGATCAAGTTCCACTGGAAGCCCTTCAGATCGGCAGATCTCCTGCAGGGGCCCCGGGCCCTCGGCGTGTCTCTGTTTAAAGTGCTTCGAGCCACGCTGAGGGGAGCCAATCCCCAGGCCAACCGCAGACTCCTGCTGTCCCAGTCAGTCCAGCTGCAGCCTGAGCCCGCCTCCATCACCATGGACCTCACCTCGCTGGCAGAGAGCTGGCGCACACCGGGACGCAACTACGGTTTGGTTTTAGAGCTGCTTCCTCTCAGCACAGATTCAAAGGAGTTTCTTCCGTTTCACCCCGGGAACTCGCTCCCTTTGGAACCAGCCTTCACCCTGCCGCTGATCCAGGCCTCGCTGGTGGCCGTGTCCCTTAATCCCCACCAGTGTAGCTCCAGACAGAGAAGAAGCGCCGTCCACCTCCCAGTGACACCCAGCAACGTGTGCAAGGCCCGCCGCCTCTACATCGACTTTAAAGACGTGGGCTGGCAGGACTGGATCATCGCTCCACAGGGTTACATGGCCAACTACTGCCACGGCGAGTGCCCGTTCCCGCTCAGTGAGAGTCTGAACGGCACCAACCACGCCATCCTGCAGACCCTGGTGCACTCCCTGGACCCGCACGGCACGCCACAGCCCTGCTGCGTCCCCATCCGCCTCTCCCCAATCTCCATGCTCTACTACGACAACAACGACAACGTGGTGCTCCGACATTACCAGGACATGGTGGTGGATGAGTGCGGGTGTCGATGA